The window TACATTGTAAACCGAGGTGCGATCGCGCCTCGGTTTTTTTACTATATTTATATCACGCAGGTTAACTTAATTTTCTGTAGATAAAAGTATCTCTTGATAGGTCTTTCATCGGAATTCAATAGCTTATATCTATCTATTGAATAAAACTTTAGATTGATTTTTTTTCCAAGACACCTTGGTACGATCTAATTATCAGTGAAGTTAGAGAATAATATGTCATGGGCAAGCTAAATATTGGTTTAACAAAAGAGCAACGTCAAGGTGTAATTGAGTTGTTAAACAGAGACTTGGCAGATAGCTATTTACTCTTAGTCAAAACTAAAAAATATCATTGGGATGTGGTGGGACCCCAGTTCCGAACTTTGCATCAAATGTGGGAAGAACACTACGAAAAACTTACCATAAACATTGATGCGATCGCAGAAAGAGTGAGAACATTGGGTGGTTATCCCGTGGGAACTATGGAAGGTTTTCTGGAACTGACTTCTTTAAAAGAACAAACTGGAGAAGTACCTTTAGCTACAGAAATGGTATCTCGCTTGGTAGAAGACCACGAAACAATCATTCGCAACCTCAGAAAACACGTAGATCAAGCTAGCGAAGACTTCCACGATGAAGGTACGGCTGATTTCTTAACCGGATTAATGGAAGAACACGAACAAATCGCCTGGATGCTGCGCTCATTTATTGAAGGAGAACAGATTCACTCAGATGGTAGTAAACCTAAACTACAGCCAGCTAGTGCTGCTTCTGTGTAATCAAACAACACTCCACTCTAGCTAATCGCCTAATTACCCAGAATATTGTTTTTTGCAGGAGAAATATCAGTGTCAAATCCAGCCGAAAGTACCATTTCCGCCGTCTTTAAAGAGCAAGAGCAAATTGATGGAGTGGTTCGGAAATTATTAGACAAAGGTATATCCCGCGATGATATATCTGTCATGGGAAGCAAGTTTCAATCAGAAACCCGGATTGCAGGTTTCATCACTAAAAAAGATGTCATTTTCGGGGGTTTGCGTCAAGGAGCTATTTTTGGTTCCTTATTCGGTTCATTACTAGGTTTACTATCTGGTGTAGGTGTCCTATTTATCCCCTTCGTTGGTCCAATCGTTGCAGCAGGACCGATTGGTGCTGCACTACTAGGAGCCGCTAGCGGTGCTTTAGCTGGTAGCGCTGGTGCTGGTTTAGCTTCTGTATTAGTCACATTAGGAATGCCAGAAGATAAAGCCGCTATCTACGCTACACGCTTAGAAGCTGGCGAATTTATGGTCATGGTGGAAGTACCTGCTGATAAAAGCGGTGAAATCCAAATGCTGCTAGAAAGTGCTGGTGGGGAGGAGGTTCATGCAGCAGAGATGAAGCTACCTCGTGCTTGTAAAGGTCGCTGCAATAGCGTAACCGATTTATCTCCCGAAATTCGCTCTCACCTTTCGGAAGAGGCTCAGAAAACCTTTATGGAGCGCTACAATGCTTCTTTAGACGAAAGCGATGATGAGGTTAAAGCGGAGCAAACTGCTTGGAATGCCATTCACGACCAGTATGATGAAGACGAAAGTGGTATTTGGTCAAAAGCTAAAGTCGCCGTTTAGTACAGACAGGACTTACGCAAATTACCAAATTCTACACTATATGTAGAGTAGGGTACGCATCGCCTACTTTATACCAATTCTTGAAATTCACGCTACAGATCCAAACGTAGAGACG of the Merismopedia glauca CCAP 1448/3 genome contains:
- a CDS encoding Dps family protein produces the protein MGKLNIGLTKEQRQGVIELLNRDLADSYLLLVKTKKYHWDVVGPQFRTLHQMWEEHYEKLTINIDAIAERVRTLGGYPVGTMEGFLELTSLKEQTGEVPLATEMVSRLVEDHETIIRNLRKHVDQASEDFHDEGTADFLTGLMEEHEQIAWMLRSFIEGEQIHSDGSKPKLQPASAASV
- a CDS encoding ChaB family protein, with the translated sequence MSNPAESTISAVFKEQEQIDGVVRKLLDKGISRDDISVMGSKFQSETRIAGFITKKDVIFGGLRQGAIFGSLFGSLLGLLSGVGVLFIPFVGPIVAAGPIGAALLGAASGALAGSAGAGLASVLVTLGMPEDKAAIYATRLEAGEFMVMVEVPADKSGEIQMLLESAGGEEVHAAEMKLPRACKGRCNSVTDLSPEIRSHLSEEAQKTFMERYNASLDESDDEVKAEQTAWNAIHDQYDEDESGIWSKAKVAV